A genomic region of Oryza glaberrima chromosome 1, OglaRS2, whole genome shotgun sequence contains the following coding sequences:
- the LOC127766443 gene encoding protein NRT1/ PTR FAMILY 1.2-like — translation MEASAMEEALSKKTTSKGGLRTIPFIISNEVFEKVATFGLHANMILYLTERYHMTAATGTVVLYFWNALSNFLPIFGAVLSDSCLGRFRVIALGSVVSLAGMCLLWLTAILPADRRTPECEARRDDCQLVPWQLPLLFASFVLMSVGSGGIRPCALAFGADQLDRPDNSARNVRTLQTFFNWYYTVLGLSIVLASTVIVYIQQAKGWVIGFAVPVVLMLTALTLLLLGSPFYLKAEADRSVLVGLVQVLVASYRKRRGPLPPETADASRFHNRAGYKPRTPSNRLRWLNRACALGDNPDKEVNPDDGSARDPWTLCTVQQVEDVKAAVRVLPIWSTGFMPGVIIGQQMFPVLQAKTMERRVGGLEIPAASFGVFSILTLTVWVAVYDRALVRPLSRLTGHARGVTLRQRMGIGLALFAVAMAVAARTEAARRAEALAEGLRDYGPQSGRAVRMSAMRLVPQHCITGLAEALNLIGQIEFYYSEFPKTMSSIGVSLLALGMGFGSVAGSAIVGAINAGTRSGGGRDSWLSSNLNRGHYDYYYLVLAALCVANLAYFVWCGWAYGEEGQNRVTAEEEAVEDTKTKEEQQQKL, via the exons ATGGAGGCCTCAGCCATGGAGGAGGCCCTCTCGAAGAAGACGACGAGCAAGGGAGGCCTCAGGACCATACCATTCATCATCT CGAACGAGGTGTTCGAGAAGGTGGCCACGTTCGGGCTGCACGCCAACATGATCCTCTACCTCACCGAGAGGTACCACATGACGGCGGCCACCGGCACCGTCGTGCTCTACTTCTGGAACGCGCTCTCCAACTTCCTCCCCATCTTCGGCGCCGTCCTCTCCGACTCCTGCCTCGGCCGCTTCCGCGTCATCGCCCTCGGCTCCGTCGTCAGCCTCGCC ggGATGTGCCTGCTGTGGCTGACGGCGATACTGCCGGCGGACAGGAGGACGCCGGAGTGCGAGGCGAGGCGGGATGACTGTCAGCTGGTGCCGTGGCAGCTGCCGCTGCTGTTCGCATCGTTCGTTCTCATGTCGGTCGGGTCGGGCGGCATCCGGCCGTGCGCGCTGGCGTTCGGGGCGGACCAGCTGGACCGGCCCGACAACAGCGCCCGGAACGTGCGTACGCTGCAGACCTTCTTCAACTGGTACTACACCGTGCTGGGCCTCTCCATCGTGCTCGCCTCCACCGTCATCGTGTACATCCAGCAGGCCAAGGGGTGGGTCATCGGCTTCGCCGTGCCCGTCGTGCTCATGCTCACCGCGCTCAcgctgctcctcctcggctCGCCCTTCTACCTCAAGGCGGAGGCCGACAGGAGCGTGCTCGTCGGCCTCGTGCAGGTGCTCGTCGCCAGCTACAGGAAGAGGAGGGGTCCCTTGCCGCCGGAGACGGCCGACGCGTCGCGCTTCCACAACCGGGCCGGGTACAAGCCGAGGACTCCGTCGAACAGGTTGAGGTGGTTGAACCGTGCGTGCGCGCTGGGGGACAACCCGGACAAGGAGGTGAACCCCGACGACGGCTCGGCGCGCGACCCGTGGACGCTGTGCACGGTGCAGCAGGTGGAGGACGTCAAGGCCGCCGTCCGCGTGCTGCCGATATGGTCGACGGGGTTCATGCCCGGCGTGATCATCGGCCAGCAGATGTTCCCCGTGCTGCAGGCGAAGACGATGGAGCGGCGGGTGGGCGGGCTGGAGATCCCCGCGGCGTCGTTCGGCGTCTTCAGCATCCTCACGCTCACCGTCTGGGTGGCCGTCTACGACCGCGCGCTCGTCCGCCCGCTGTCGCGGCTCACCGGCCACGCGCGCGGCGTCACCCTGCGGCAGCGGATGGGCATCGGCCTGGCGCTCTTCGCCGTGGCCATGGCCGTGGCCGCGCGCACCgaggccgcccgccgcgccgaggCGCTGGCCGAGGGTCTCCGCGACTACGGCCCGCAGTCGGGCCGCGCCGTGCGCATGTCCGCCATGCGGCTGGTGCCGCAGCACTGCATCACGGGACTCGCCGAGGCGCTGAACCTGATCGGGCAGATCGAGTTCTACTACTCCGAGTTCCCCAAGACCATGTCCAGCATCGGCGTCTCGCTGCTGGCGCTCGGCATGGGGTTCGGCAGCGTGGCCGGGAGCGCCATCGTCGGGGCCATCAACGCCGGCAccaggagcggcggcggccgcgacagCTGGCTCTCCAGCAACCTCAACAGGGGGCACTACGACTACTACTacctcgtcctcgccgcgctGTGCGTTGCCAACCTCGCCTACTTCGTGTGGTGCGGATGGGCGTACGGCGAGGAGGGCCAGAACCGGGTGAccgcggaggaggaagcggtggaagacaccaagaccaaggaagAACAGCAGCAGAAACTGTAA